The nucleotide window GCGGTGACATTTGAATTTTAGGAAAGCAGTTTGTAAATACAGTCGATTGTATAATACGTCGATATCTAATGGCAATATCAATGATAGTTTGCTGTAATATTTTTTGAGAGTGTGTAATCATCGAAGTGGATCAATAGTTGGAAAATTCGCAGAAAATTTATGAACTTATGGGAATCTGGTGTATATAATGATGTGAGGACAACGATTGGTATCTGTTAGAGCTCTTACTATCGTTTAGTACTCGGGTACCAACTCAATTGACATCTATGTACTCATTTATACTCAAATATTCCGGTAATACATCCAAGTACTCAGATACCACACCATATTAGTCCCAGGAAGATTACATGAATCCGAATACTCGAGTACTCAAATTACAGTTCGAATActcaattatcaatttccaGTTAGAGTTATATTCACTCATTTTAAATCCGAGCATGCGAATATATTCAAGTCCTCGCCCAATTTATCTGCGAGAGAAAAAACTCGAATCCGAACAGTTAAGTACTCAAATTCCAGTACGGATACTCAATTACTAATATTCAAGTTCAGATGTTCAAGTAAATACATGATAATTCACTCGATTTCAATTCTAGCATTGAAATACTGAATTTGGATCGGGATACACAAATACTCATGTTGGATCCGAGTACTTGCATACTCGTTTAACAAATATCCGAGTATCCGAATGTATCCGTGTACTTGAATTCAAATGTTTGAGTACACAAATTTTAGTTCGACTGCTCAAGTACTCAGGTTCAAGTTCGAATACACGAGTACTCGGATTCGGATATTTGAGTACTCAAATCCGTTGGATTTCGATCCGAGTACTCACTTAATCAAGATTCAAGAAAAAACACTCGAATCTAGATTTCAAATTCGTGTATTCGAGTACTCAGATATAAGTTCGGATACTCGGATGCTTAAATATTCACTGAATTTCGATTGTACAGAGAAAATTTTGGTCGGAATATTTGAGTAGTCCATGGTATTCGTACGTATTCGATGTGTGTACTCTGTGTGAGTACTCCGAGTATTTGAATACTCGAATAGTAAGAGCCCTAGTGTCAATGGTTCAATGGACACGGGAAAAAGCCCCGGTAGATTTTTAAGGCCGGAGCAGACTGCTTTGTGCGATGTCTTGACAGTGAATAAAAGAAACTACTAACAATAAGTGGATATCctctaataaataataagaacAACATAGCGAATTTATCGGCGCTAAGgattaaaatacatatacacagcAACGATACATATGAATCATATAGGACCATGttttatgtatgtacataatatCTTTAACAACAAAAAAAGCTACGCATACACGCATatacattaattgtaaataatgtaaGTGTTGTCGATGGAACGTTAAGACGAAaggcaaattattaagggaggtCGATATATATTATTATGATTATAAAATATACTGTATAATTGTAACGTTGAACGGGACTACGTTTTATACGACGCACGGTGCGGTGTAAGCTAGTCTCAGGATGTAACATACCGAAGCTGATAAAAGACAGAACATTTAATCGTGTTTACCTGTAAGTGAATGTGGAAACTTGCTCGTTCTTTAGATTTCTCACAACGAACTTCGAAATCGATTTTATTCTCGAGAAGGGAGCCGGTGTTTCTGCACTTTGAACGCATTGACTGGTGCATCGGGaccacggtgtattatagaggTGTTACGACTAAGCACCTCTGTAAGGTTGAAGTTTTGTGATAGATAGAGGTTAGTTATCTGGTCGCCGCCAGATGGAATACTAGGCACCATCACGCTTTTGCGTGTCCATGTAGCCCAGGGATGAGCACGGGTGGgacccctcaaacgcctgcttctcccaccaacCTCTCTTGCATGCAACGCGCACCTTCGTCGCATAGGCCGCGATGCGCGAAGCCTTCGCGAGACATGCGCACTGCTCGCTACGGGCGAAGCGCGTTctttctccatggtaacggTGGAGCTGGTGGGAGGCAGTGGTAGTGGGCGCTGTGGTGtggaccaggcttgccatattccgcgcggtaccaggccccttaccgctgcgcccctcgccgcggtactacgctgagcccgccccactcttcccactacactgacgcgtaccgcgtggagcaagctaagttagcggtacgcgtcagtgttagtgggaagagtggggcgggctcagcgtagaaccgcggcgaggggcgcagcggtaaggggcctggtaccgcgcggaatatggcaagcttGGTGTGGACAgtcttgcctcaattgaggcaaaaatgcCCATCCCTGATGTAGCCCATACTAAGTAAATATGTATGCCGCGTACATACCTTAGTATGGGTGGTATGGGCTACatcaggcatgggcagaaatcCCCTTGGCGGCCGTAGTTGCTCCGAGCACTATAATACACCGTGATCGGGACCTATGGAATTTATGAGAAACCATTGTTGATCTTTTGTTGGCCAAACAGAAATCAATTCTTCAAGTTCTTTTGCCCCTTTTCTATGCAGATTTTGAGAAAAGTCAGACAATCACACACAAttggataactttttaaaatattattaacacaCAAATGATATCGAAAAATTCCCATATAGTCGAATTAAAAAGTTTTTGAACAATAATATCAAATGTAAAGATACACAAAAAATTGATGAAAGATTTTACTTGTGTTTAGCATACAAAaggttaataaaaaaatgatgatactcatatttaattaaaatcatttattctataattcatatttttaactcgaagtattttattcatttattgccGACGTAATAGTCAATGCGTTAATATTGTATAACGGAacttgtattatttttaatatcaactTAATTAACAAATTGTATCGGTtgatgtaaattaattttttatagtaAGATTTCTTGATCTTGCACCACGAGCCTTCTTCCAATCACAATGAcacaattatttaaacaaatactTCGAAATGCATTTAATAAATGTGTTTAAAATTTTCTGTTTGTTAATTGAATTGTACAATGCCAATTTGATTATGTATTGTAGAACAGTGTTCGGCAACGGCAGCGCCTTTTCAGACCGATCTCGGCTTGCTAACGCTTCCtttcgtctcgctccccgtgacggccctagtcctcgaggcagctcaggcGCGTACCTAACGGGGAACCTAGTGATACGGGTGTCCCCTGGTGTCCCCCTAGTGCGCTacgcgcagttcatacggtctgggataggtacgcgcctgagctgcctcgaggacTAGGGCCAGTAGGGccgtcacggggagcgagaAGAAAGGAAGCGTAGCGAGCCGGGATCGAACTGAAAAGACACTGTCGAATACTGTCGATCAGTGTTCCGAATGTTCCGATATGTTGtatcttttctcgcgcatgcgcggcgatttcaggtTAGATTCTCGATGAAATGGAGTACTTTGAGCACCccacagaattttaaaaattgatattacaatttgattctgaaaaatgaatgtataacatgtgtatttgtgtatatttttgtCCGGAATAcaattgtttcggtacattcctgccaatataactgcctcagggctctggtaccactgatgccaaggctgtggtactgtggtactaaaccatacccccaccatagcctactattgcccctacgtatcCTTTCCAacacgcccgcgcgctacactcaccagcgtacctctatggatacagtagaggtacgctggtgagtgtagcgcgcgggcgcgttggaaaacaacgtaggggcaatagtaggctatggtgggggtatggtttagtaccacagtaccacagccttggcatcagtgtCTGGTACCTCATTATCctaatatagatacgttactgttttggccacgccagtgcttcgattgtgcccaacatttttcgtacgatggatgcccgctagaggcgctgcgcggaaaaacagtaacgtatctactattgggtagcagagcggccagagccctgaggcagttatattggcgggaatgtattgaaataatcttaccggacaaaaagactccaggacgtgtcctacgagttacaaaatatacacaaatacactttttatacattcatttttcagaatcaaatcatataaatttttttaaattctgcggggtgctcaaggaaccccatttcatctacccaatagtagatacgttactgtttttccgcgcagcgcctctagcggccatccatcgtacgaaaaatgttgggcacaatcgaagcactgggccacgcatgcgcgagaaaagatgcaccatATCGGAATACTGCTGCCGATAGTGCCGATGCCGACCACTGTTTTAGAAGAAGTCCATGTCCATGATACAGATCTTGCGAATTCGGCGTACTAATACAAAGATTAGAATTATTGATTGCATATATCATTTCTATCAAAAAATtttgcttttgtaaataatgaaGAAAGTTAACAAACTTATGTATTCATTtgaattgattataaaataCGCATATTTACTTGATACTTTTGTATATTATGCACGAATGCAGATGAATAAATTCAATTGTTAACTCACCTCCacattcttttgtgaaacgttcATGTACAGTGGATTAAAAGTGTGGAAACAAAACGAAGGAAAAACTTTAAGGCAGGGGAATAAAGCTTtcattcaattattaatgcaatGAAAAACTTCTCTTCAGCTTTTTAGTCGCTTTTGTCTATTGAACTCATATCGGAAATCTATTGCAATAACAATTAATAAACAGGTCTtttatgtacagggtgaaccacttCAAATACTTCCGGAACTGTCAATTGTATTGAAAAACATTTCGGACGAAAGTTGCATGGTGTTTACGCGAGTCATTTTTCTAAATGGCCGCCATGGGCGACATTTCAAAGTcaactgtatttttttataaaaacataGATTTTTTAACCGCCTCGTTTTTGAGAAAACCGATTTTGAAAATGCAGCAAACACGCGTGCTGTTAGATGGGAATTATCTGACGTGTCCGATCATGACCGACCAATTCTATTCTATTTACTTCCTgcgtatactaaagcacgcgaatcCGGCCACACCCTTGTACATGCTTGTACACCTTTTGAAACCATTCAACTTTTAACTGAAACGTTTTTTTATACACTGAActgtttcgaaaatattgtcGAATAAACGAGATTACAAATAGTTTGGTAAAGCATGTcctatttaaacttaaatttgTAATCCTATGCTATTGTCATGCGTTGTGTGCTGCAACAAACGTGAGTGAAAACAATCATGTTTTCAAGCAACAAATCACTTGATTTGCACGACTATGCTCGCTTGCAGAATTCTTTCTTATTTTCTGTTCGCATTTCGTTGAACTTTGATCAAATTGAACAGCGAATAGTATTTTCAAGAAAAGAAACCACCTACAGCAATAATAGTGATATAATTATGTCTCTGTCTTCATCTTTTGTATATTCGAATTGTGAATAACTTGCCTTCGACACGACACAACTGTAGAGTAACAGTTAGCATACAGTTTAAAGATATCTGTAGAATAAACTGCGGTAGAGAACGAGCATGATGTACAATGCTATTAACTTCAGACAATAAAATGTTATTATCGATGTTACCTTATCAACTGTCTTTACTCAATTCCTGTGTCCTAATAACAGTGTCTAGgaaaatcaaaaataaattcaattgtaccaaacgtcaatttattaatataacagGAACAACTGGTTTCACTTTGTAATCTTAGAATGGATACGCTTAGTAGCCTTTGTGCGTTGCAAATTAGTGTTTCTCTCCTTATCaagttcttcttttaatttttctacaTGGTTAGAATAATTGATTGCATTCGCAACAGAGTCTAATTCGAGTTTTTCAATGTTTGGCACCACTTTATGAGCATTTGACAACACGTGCTTGAAAATTCCCACTTGTTTTGCTGTCAGGATTGATATCGCTGTACCAAGCTTGCCTGCACGACCTGTTCGCCCTGCTCTATGAATATAACCCTTAATATGCTTAGGAAGATCGTAAGACACAACCAGTTGTACATCTGGAATGTCCACGCCTCTTGCTAGGGCATCGGAGCTCACAAGCCTGGAAAAACCACAAATGAAATACAcagaaatataaatacaataattttaaacacaTACACTTGAATGTCTCCGTTAGTAAATTTGTTGAGCACAGTTTCTCGTTGCTTTGACATCAGCTGGGCAGAAAGTTCTCCAATTTGTATGTTCCTTTCTGAGAGAAACGACTGAAGCAAAACTGTCAGCCGGTGTGCAGTGTCTCCAGAATTTGTGAAAATTAGTGTTTTAGGGACTGAATTACTCCTCAGCAACACCTCGTACACTGCCACTGGCTTGTGTTCTGCCGAACACTCCACTGCAAGCTCTGTTAACTCTTCGGGACTTGTGTACCGACCTATGAAATCGCCTACTTCTTTGTCTAGGTTTACATCCTCATCTTTGTCTGATACCAAAACAGATGTAAACAGTATTGGTTGGAACAGACCCAagcgattcagtttttcggggTCTTGAGAAAGCGTAGCGCTGAATAATAGTTTCTGTGCTGGAATTTTGCTGTTCAAGAAGTGAATAGTTTAgaaattgaaatgaattttcaatgGGTAAACGTGGTAGCGAAGCGACTAACCAATGACGTAGATTATACAGGTTTAATTTTGGAGCATGATGATGTTCAGGGAGATATTCGAGCCAATCTGCAGCTCTGTCTGCCTCATCAATAATAAGAAATCTGAGATCGGCGAAAGAAAATCCTGGCGTTTTTAATATGTGGTCCGTTAAACGCCCTGTTGTAGCAACAACTATGTCTACTACAGACATATATTCTCCTTTACAAGCTTAACACAGAAGTAAAATGATTTTTGTAGAATAAAGTGACTTACAATGACTTTTCACTGTGTTTAGAATACATACTTTTCTTCAGAATACTACTCTGTTCCTGCTGAAACGATGATGCGCCAGAAAGCAGAGCAACCTTGAGACTCGTATGGGACGTGTACATAACTGCGACCTTGTAAACCTGCGCTGCTAATTCCTGCGATGGTAAAACAATTAAGCAACGCACCTTCGGCACCAATCGAGATTGCAATATTTGCACAACTGGTAAAATATATGCTAAAGTTTTTcctgtaaatattaatattataatagtaacAGGAGATATTATACTGcaacaaataaattaaataatcataTACCGCTGCCAGTGGGAGCAGACACGCATGTATCGCGTAACCACCATCCATGCTTCCTGTCTTCATTACATTTCAGCAACCAAGAAAGCATGCTTGCTTGAACAGGAAATAATTTGCCGATACCGTTATTTCTCAAAACTTCAACTAACTTAGAATCTAGAACGGTACTAAATTTTTCTAAGCTCGGTCCGCTATTTAATTCCATTGAAATAACTTCTGGATTGGCCAACCAGTCTGGCAATACCCTCTTCACTTCAAGTTTCTTTCTCTTAGTCTTTGCGCCCAGAATCGTAAAGTCGTTCTGTTGTACCGATACTTGTTCTTGTACCTTATTCGAGTCAATAGCAGATGATTCATTGATTTGGTCACTTACACCATCATTTTCTGCATCTTTACCCTCATTTTCATCAATCTCATTCTTTCCAACTTGAACAttgtgttttttctttttcttcttcttggaCGTCTTCTGCTGGTTCGTGGTCTCTGCTTCGCATAGTTCGATATTATTCTGTACAGAGTTTTCGTAAATAGAATCATTTTGTTGTGGACTAGTATCAAGTTTGTcattttctaatttgtttcttttctttttagacTTCTTAACATCTGAAGAATTCTCAGTTGCCCTCTGTCGCTTGCGCTCTTCTATTCGTTTCAACAAATCCGATAAATGTTGCTTTTCGTTTTCATCTTGTTGCTCCTTTTCACCTTCATATCTGTTGATGAATGTTGATTAGAAAACTATACACACGAAGGAAAGGCGGAtacattttttcaattaaaaaatatctgccAGCGGGAATGGAAATATAACGATACTAATGATTTTAACTATTTATTGCTTAAGGTTAGCTATAACGCTATATACAATTTACTATACAATTTACCTATTTATTACAAACAAATTCATTTGTTTTGACAGTAGCGAGCACGTGTTATAACCGTTTATAGGTTATGTGTCACTGATATTCAAAATTGTGTTTATTTACGAGAAGTTAAACCTTACCCActctaatttattttattaaaatattatttacattaattttctattattaaatagaatagaatttctattactaaatattaaaaaagttatggaatACAGAATTTGGAAAATAACAAATATATCGGcggcagagagtatatgagagtgctctgTAGTGCtctgctcacgcccgggttttggccgtgccgcttttgtctccacatcatgtttagcctggaacagctcctacatcatctttagcatggaacagaacctacatcatctttagcaagaaacagaacccactttactgttagcacatctgacgacatctgtgcatctgtgtcgctcgaatatttctcttacgccctctaggatatattctgactggagtgagaaacaggaggccaccagaggccaccgacggcatttcgtcggtgcagaagacactgtatcgtgttagcaacagtatgtactatgtacatacacatacataaatacataaatagcaGATTTATTTATGTACTAAGTATTTAGTTCGCGGCAATATCTAATAGTTAAAAGTTTATTTACTTTAATTTAGAATGTGATATTTATTAACATTGGTTTTCGAAGTATTTATGTTAATTTTACAAGattgaaaagttaaaaaaagaagaaatataataaaacGATACAATGGTAAGACAGATTTATTTGATCATgtttctatttatatttaaaacctaacctaacctaacacaATTTCCTCTTCCTTATTTTAGATTGAAATGTACATTTGTTAcatgttttatattattttagcgTAAGAAGCAGGATATCGGAATGGCAGATCCAAGGGATTGTGAAAAATCAAAGGCAGATGCAAGGGATCTTGAAGAATTAGAGGCAGAACTAAGGGATCATGAAGAATCTGAGGAAGAGACGGGTATTCAGGATATGAATTCAGGTAAGTGAGAAAACAAAAGATgttctttgaaatttttttgggaagaatgtaaacccaaattaaacataattttaGCGTAGGTGTGTTTACACAAGATGTTTTAAAGAAAGTGTGACAGAAACTGTGTCTCGGAAACTGTGGCATTAtcgattgaattttttttttaaatttaacggGACAAGGAGGCTAATGTTTGCTTGCAAGTGTCGGTAATTAAGCAGATCGGTAGGTTTATATGtacgtgtgtgtatatatatatatatatatatatatatatatatatatatatatatgtatttaatacAATAGAATAGCAAATGTATCTTTCATACGGTGAAGCGCGTGCGGGACGTGTGTGCGATTGCAATGAGATCCTGGAGCATCCTGGAGACAATAGAGCGAATCGCTCGAACCGTGCGATATCATTACGGCTATGTGCCCTTCGAGGGCAGCACTCGGTCAAACACTGTAGGGACTACTTGCATGCCTACAACACGCACATCGGTATACATATTATAACAGTgagatatttttcaaataacagTTAGTTATGCAGAGCAAGCCTgagattctattttttaaatgaacagCTCTTATGAAACTAAATGATATTTATTGGACACACTTTTTGTTATTACTTGTTACACATAgttaacaaaagtttctcgaataCAAGTGCGAACTTGGAAGAGAATTTTATGGTATAATAGagttgcacacacacacacacacacacacacacaaagtaATCATTTAATCGCCAGAAAAATGTGATTACATTTACAACAAAAGAATATTCTACGAAAATCTTGGATAGCTCtctaatataaataaacaacaTCATAAAcaacaatatttatataaacaaCATCTTGTTTCAAGACTGTCGCTTATCATCACCTTTGAATCTTTGCttgtaaaaatttaattcaggaaaattaattatattttcaacaTGTGTGTGTAGATTTGGAAAAAAATATCTATTTCGAAACATGTGTGTGTTTGtaatattattgaaatatgCAATAAGGTAAATGTTTTGTGCACTTACCGAATGAGGATATACCGTTGTGTACTAATTACTAATTTGATAGAAATACTTTTTGAACACAGGCAGACCGGTAATACGTGTCGACGCTGACTCAAATACAAATACTAGCCCTCGTGTTATCATCGATCGATGTGACCAGCCTCCGAACGATGTCTCCGAAGGACTCGTCGAAAGTGCTAAAGTACTGCACCATACTTTAAAATATGTAGGTGTCGGGCTAACTGTAGCTGCTGTAGCTatcgacgcttggcgaattggTGCTTCTATAAAAAATGATCTTTACGTACGCGATCACCGAAATGAGATAATTACAGAACTGGAGGACGCTATCGAAAGATTGAAGAAAGCTCTTGATAACGAAACGAGtttagaaaagaaagaaaatataagAGATGGTATAGAACGTTTGGAGGGAATTTTGAGAGATGTGAAAAGATCAAGGAAAGTCCCAGTGAAAACTATTAAAGCAGTTTCATCGGTAGCTGGTGCATGGAGTGCTGGTGTGGTAGGAGGTGCTGGTGGAGCGTGGGCTGGCGTATACACAGGCGCTGCAATTGGCTCTTGGTTTGGTCCGGTTGGTACAGCAGTGGGTGCACCTATCGGTGCCGTTGTAGGTGCACTTGGATTTGGAATTGGCTCTGCGATGATAGGCAGTCGCGTCGGAGAAAGCGCAGCAGAAGCAAGTTTGTCGGTTTTCGATGactgaaacatttttctttaatatattaacgtatacatatacatatgtatggttGAATATGCCAGAATTCCACAATGTTGATGTTTTCATTGAATGCCGCGGCTGGTACTAGAGGTGCGACTATCGATATCTTATCGATCCCAAAGACTTAAGCTCCTTAAAGACCGTCTACTCTTCGGAATTACTGATTCTGCATAAAATAGCCTAGTATGACGGCGGCGGACTGTATCGAATTGAAGCGGTCAGGTAGCGACTAATTATACAGTATAGTAAGTGGTAACACAAAATGTGTGTGTGGGGAGGAAGCTAGATTTTACAGCGTCGTCAGTTTTAAGAGGGCAATGTAGCCCCgtacatattatatttgtaCAAATACTATTGATGCTCGCATCGAAAGCGTTCAAGCGGTTTTTTTCCTGCTTCAGAAAGGAAATTCAGAGGAATACATATTCAAGCTTTCAGAGTATACTATTTTCAGTGGTAAATTCAGTCGAGAAATGTAACATGATACGAGTTACATCGGTGAGCCAACAACTGGTGGTGCAATACCAacagtttttcttttttatcgtgTAGAATGTTGAATTTCGGCAatcgcccacgaagattacgtcaatataattTAGCTCTccgcgcttttatttttatagtcactaatgtcatgatttgtgatttaaatttctattaattttataacggaAGAAATTTTCAACTAATCGCTTAAAATTttcgggaaaaatattattattaatcattcaactgggtgggggggggggtgggggggattcggtattttatggagaaccagaaaaaaaaattattttctctcctttttagtgcattttaatataaacgtggtttttacaaagttttttttatatacgtattttattttctacttttatattgtcatcggaagcacgCGTGTAGCGTGtatagaaaatttcatcaagattagactatgggaagaggtttaaaattggaTTAGAAAATTTAACGCATACAACAATAGCACGGCAAATTAATaggtataagcgtggtaataataatattgtttaaGCCTTCTCGAGCATTTTCCACTCTTGCAATTTTACGTTCTTAAATCtaacaattatattaaattagttAATACaaccgaaataaaaaaaaataaataataccatGATGGATTTATAATGATATGTAGCACAGTTACATCAAATACTTTCATCTGAATCTGACGATCCCGTTTCCGTTTGGTTTTTTACAACGGAGTTTCCTAATATCCCAGCGCGGGTTGCAGCCATACCCACTGCAGCACCAACAAGAGCACCGGACGCTGCGCCAGTTACACCAAAAATTGGGCCAATCATAGCGCCAAGGTATGTAGTCATAAGAGTATCGGTAGGAGGGCCCTGCGAGGAAGCTGTCGTCACAAGGAATTTCCGTGTTCGTTTCAAATCGTTCAAAACTGTTTTCAAATGTTCCAAAGCATTGCCTATAGATTTGAACTGTTCCGAACGCTTTGGATCGTCGAGAGCCTTCCTCAACATTTTAATTCCTCTCTTCAATTCCTCGATTATCGTATCTAGATTATCGCGTATACGTGGATCACTCGTGAACGCGGAAACTCTCGGTTCGGAAACTTCGATGGCTGTAGCAGCTGCTTCGTTTAGCGTAACGTCTGCATATTTCAAAGTCTCGTGAAGTAAATTAATAGCTTGTGGACGTGCTGCAGT belongs to Lasioglossum baleicum chromosome 17, iyLasBale1, whole genome shotgun sequence and includes:
- the Dbp73d gene encoding putative ATP-dependent RNA helicase Dbp73D, encoding MNLFVINRYEGEKEQQDENEKQHLSDLLKRIEERKRQRATENSSDVKKSKKKRNKLENDKLDTSPQQNDSIYENSVQNNIELCEAETTNQQKTSKKKKKKKHNVQVGKNEIDENEGKDAENDGVSDQINESSAIDSNKVQEQVSVQQNDFTILGAKTKRKKLEVKRVLPDWLANPEVISMELNSGPSLEKFSTVLDSKLVEVLRNNGIGKLFPVQASMLSWLLKCNEDRKHGWWLRDTCVSAPTGSGKTLAYILPVVQILQSRLVPKVRCLIVLPSQELAAQVYKVAVMYTSHTSLKVALLSGASSFQQEQSSILKKTCKGEYMSVVDIVVATTGRLTDHILKTPGFSFADLRFLIIDEADRAADWLEYLPEHHHAPKLNLYNLRHCKIPAQKLLFSATLSQDPEKLNRLGLFQPILFTSVLVSDKDEDVNLDKEVGDFIGRYTSPEELTELAVECSAEHKPVAVYEVLLRSNSVPKTLIFTNSGDTAHRLTVLLQSFLSERNIQIGELSAQLMSKQRETVLNKFTNGDIQVLVSSDALARGVDIPDVQLVVSYDLPKHIKGYIHRAGRTGRAGKLGTAISILTAKQVGIFKHVLSNAHKVVPNIEKLELDSVANAINYSNHVEKLKEELDKERNTNLQRTKATKRIHSKITK
- the LOC143217702 gene encoding uncharacterized protein LOC143217702 gives rise to the protein MRKKQDIGMADPRDCEKSKADARDLEELEAELRDHEESEEETGIQDMNSGRPVIRVDADSNTNTSPRVIIDRCDQPPNDVSEGLVESAKVLHHTLKYVGVGLTVAAVAIDAWRIGASIKNDLYVRDHRNEIITELEDAIERLKKALDNETSLEKKENIRDGIERLEGILRDVKRSRKVPVKTIKAVSSVAGAWSAGVVGGAGGAWAGVYTGAAIGSWFGPVGTAVGAPIGAVVGALGFGIGSAMIGSRVGESAAEASLSVFDD